The following coding sequences lie in one Mycobacterium gordonae genomic window:
- a CDS encoding secretion protein EspK, with the protein MGIPRPTGEYASQMLEGGWPEADEDTFYDRAQSFNAMLHKVTDVIDAARHQQVEVFHGGVWTGGAAGAANGALGTNLNEMGTLQDYLATVITWHQHVGNLIAAAKSEIGNNVDGTHREISILENDTELEPEERQNAINALVRAARQANATLIAEAAEQVLESRNWKPPHNALEELLRQVTPPTPEVPTLVVPTPGTPTPVGPAPTPFEPVPANPYDPLNPRTPVNPITPRPFEPVPANPYDPLNPRTPVNPITPRPFEPVPANPYDPLNPALPVNPANPSTPITPIPPLNPSTPVTPVNPSIPANPVTPVNPKPDDKPANPTTPTPRPAPAPAPSPGSPATEVTPAPAPAPAPAPAPAPAPVGPPSPGQPSLPTDPGTPSTPSTPGTDTPHVKPAAAVDAPAHPGQAAGSGPSHRGDDASPAMAPAAATGIPAAARSSSTGLGMGAASSGAAPTAGAGAASGVGSRAASGRAPLGAAGRAPGTATPRAASAHSAAPARPAPPERKDDTQKDKNPPADDVTALPSVPVSAARAARDAVAAASARGAKKDPLRLARRVAAALNARDSGGDDDYGFFWVTAVTTDGEIVVANSYGLAYIPEGVELPAKVHLASADRNVPVDEKARSATYPAMAIQCWAAFHDLKLRAVIGTAEQLANTDVGAAKVILEDDDIPESGKMVGRPRLEVVDPSAAAQLQETDDLHLVDLLPPAPADAKAPDDERHMLWFDLMKPMTSTATGREVAHLRAFHAYAAHSRDLALHQAYAAADPEAQRPAVVDFLYWRYVAGLLDSALTDMS; encoded by the coding sequence ATGGGCATTCCCCGACCGACAGGCGAATATGCCAGTCAGATGCTGGAGGGCGGCTGGCCCGAGGCCGACGAGGACACCTTCTACGACCGCGCCCAATCCTTCAACGCGATGCTGCACAAGGTCACCGACGTCATCGACGCCGCCCGCCACCAGCAGGTCGAGGTGTTCCACGGCGGCGTCTGGACCGGCGGCGCCGCCGGGGCCGCCAACGGCGCCCTCGGCACGAATCTCAACGAAATGGGCACGCTGCAGGATTACCTCGCCACCGTTATCACCTGGCACCAGCACGTCGGCAATTTGATCGCAGCAGCGAAATCGGAAATCGGCAACAATGTCGACGGCACCCACCGGGAAATCTCCATCCTGGAGAATGACACCGAGCTCGAGCCCGAGGAGCGGCAGAACGCAATCAATGCACTCGTCCGGGCGGCCCGCCAGGCGAATGCCACTTTGATCGCCGAAGCCGCCGAGCAGGTGCTGGAGTCCAGGAATTGGAAGCCGCCGCACAATGCGCTCGAGGAATTGCTGCGCCAGGTGACCCCGCCGACGCCGGAAGTGCCGACCCTGGTGGTGCCCACGCCGGGCACGCCGACTCCGGTCGGCCCGGCCCCCACGCCGTTCGAGCCGGTGCCGGCCAACCCGTACGACCCGCTGAACCCCCGAACACCGGTGAACCCGATAACGCCCAGGCCGTTCGAGCCGGTGCCGGCCAACCCGTACGACCCGCTGAACCCCCGAACACCGGTGAACCCGATAACGCCCAGGCCGTTCGAGCCGGTGCCGGCCAACCCGTACGACCCGCTGAACCCGGCGCTGCCGGTGAACCCGGCGAACCCGTCGACGCCTATCACGCCCATCCCGCCGCTCAACCCGTCGACGCCCGTGACCCCGGTCAATCCGTCGATTCCGGCTAATCCGGTCACTCCGGTCAATCCGAAGCCCGACGACAAGCCCGCCAACCCGACCACGCCTACTCCGAGGCCGGCACCGGCGCCCGCGCCGTCCCCGGGTAGCCCGGCCACGGAAGTGACCCCGGCACCCGCACCCGCACCCGCACCCGCACCCGCGCCGGCTCCCGCACCGGTCGGTCCGCCGTCCCCAGGCCAGCCGTCGTTGCCCACCGATCCGGGCACGCCGTCGACGCCGTCCACCCCGGGTACCGACACCCCGCACGTCAAGCCCGCCGCCGCCGTGGACGCGCCGGCGCATCCCGGACAGGCGGCCGGCTCTGGCCCGTCGCATCGCGGTGACGATGCCTCCCCGGCCATGGCACCGGCGGCGGCGACCGGCATTCCGGCGGCGGCGCGTTCCTCCTCGACCGGGCTGGGAATGGGAGCCGCATCCTCGGGTGCGGCGCCCACCGCGGGCGCGGGAGCAGCATCAGGCGTCGGATCGCGTGCCGCGAGCGGGCGGGCGCCGTTGGGTGCGGCCGGCCGAGCACCGGGGACCGCGACACCTCGCGCGGCGTCGGCCCACTCCGCCGCACCGGCCCGCCCGGCTCCGCCCGAGCGCAAGGACGACACGCAGAAAGACAAGAACCCGCCGGCCGACGACGTCACGGCGTTGCCGTCGGTTCCGGTTTCGGCGGCCCGGGCCGCGCGCGACGCGGTGGCCGCAGCTTCGGCTCGCGGCGCCAAAAAGGACCCGCTGCGGTTGGCGCGCCGGGTCGCGGCGGCGCTCAACGCCCGAGACAGCGGCGGTGACGATGACTACGGCTTCTTCTGGGTCACCGCTGTCACGACCGACGGGGAGATCGTGGTGGCCAACAGCTACGGTCTGGCCTACATCCCGGAAGGTGTCGAGCTGCCTGCCAAGGTGCACTTGGCCAGTGCCGACCGCAATGTGCCCGTCGACGAAAAGGCCCGCAGCGCAACCTATCCGGCGATGGCGATTCAGTGCTGGGCCGCGTTCCACGACCTCAAGCTGCGCGCCGTGATCGGCACCGCCGAACAGTTGGCGAACACCGACGTGGGTGCGGCCAAGGTCATCCTCGAAGACGACGACATCCCGGAGAGCGGCAAGATGGTCGGCCGGCCGCGGTTGGAAGTCGTGGACCCCTCGGCCGCGGCTCAGCTGCAGGAGACCGATGATCTACATCTGGTGGACCTGCTGCCGCCCGCGCCGGCGGATGCCAAAGCACCCGACGACGAGCGGCACATGCTCTGGTTCGACCTGATGAAGCCGATGACCAGCACGGCAACCGGGCGTGAAGTCGCACACCTGCGAGCCTTCCATGCCTACGCCGCGCACAGCCGGGATCTGGCGCTGCACCAGGCCTACGCCGCGGCGGACCCGGAGGCGCAACGTCCGGCGGTCGTCGACTTCCTGTACTGGCGCTACGTGGCCGGACTGCTCGACAGCGCATTGACCGACATGTCCTGA
- a CDS encoding YbaB/EbfC family nucleoid-associated protein — protein sequence MEMEPHVAAALALAARFQQALEGTLNRMNNGNFRGEDEAETVEVTINGHQWLTGVRINEGLIKELGAEVVGARINEALQNAQQAAMQYNSAAGEQLTAALEAMTKAAGNNHG from the coding sequence ATGGAGATGGAACCGCATGTCGCGGCGGCCCTGGCGCTGGCAGCGCGGTTTCAGCAGGCCCTGGAGGGCACGCTGAACCGGATGAACAACGGCAACTTCCGGGGCGAAGACGAAGCCGAGACGGTCGAGGTGACCATCAACGGGCACCAGTGGCTCACCGGTGTGCGCATCAACGAGGGCCTGATCAAGGAGCTGGGCGCCGAGGTCGTCGGGGCGCGGATCAACGAGGCCCTGCAGAACGCGCAGCAGGCGGCGATGCAGTACAACTCGGCCGCCGGCGAACAGCTCACCGCGGCGCTTGAGGCCATGACCAAGGCCGCGGGGAATAACCACGGCTGA
- a CDS encoding EspB family ESX-1 secretion system-associated protein, protein MTQPQTVNVDQQEILSRANEVEAPMATPPNNAPTAPCGLTAAKNAAQQLSLSAGNMVDFLGAGHRERQRLATSLRNAAKAYGDVDEESAQALDSDGGEVAGESAGGAGGDSSASLQDTAQVAGAGDDGFTDLKAAATKLESGDQGASLAGFADAWNQLSFALQGDTKRFRVFENWTGDAATACEASLDQQREWITHMAKLATSLAKQGQYIAQLQVWARRSHPTLADIAKLEELSKDPAYKDQAIKLYAEYQTKSEEVLNEYNTKAQLEAVNPPKPPAAVKIDPPPPPQTPGLIPNQVMQAAAMAGGGAGSGMQAPMIPPTGGGAGGGMPSGVGADLASAREAAASLGKEPGMKPMSLGGGGGGGMPSMPLAPATGGLDAGESVRPAGAGELGGVGQSGAAGRGAASGGGMGMPMGGHGQGGGGSKSKGAQQDDEALYTEDRAWTEAVIGQRRRQDMKESK, encoded by the coding sequence ATGACTCAGCCGCAGACCGTCAACGTGGATCAGCAGGAGATTCTGTCGCGGGCAAACGAGGTCGAAGCGCCGATGGCCACCCCGCCCAACAACGCACCGACGGCACCGTGCGGTCTCACCGCTGCCAAGAACGCGGCCCAACAACTCTCGTTGTCGGCCGGCAATATGGTGGACTTTCTTGGTGCAGGGCACCGGGAGCGGCAGCGTCTGGCGACGTCCTTGCGCAACGCGGCCAAGGCTTACGGGGACGTCGATGAAGAAAGTGCGCAGGCTCTGGACAGCGACGGCGGAGAGGTGGCCGGAGAGTCCGCGGGCGGCGCGGGCGGCGACAGCTCGGCCAGCCTGCAGGACACCGCGCAGGTAGCCGGCGCCGGTGACGACGGTTTCACCGACCTCAAGGCCGCCGCTACGAAACTCGAGTCCGGTGACCAGGGTGCGTCGCTGGCCGGCTTTGCCGACGCATGGAACCAACTCAGCTTCGCCCTGCAGGGCGACACCAAGCGATTCCGCGTCTTCGAGAACTGGACGGGTGACGCCGCCACGGCGTGCGAGGCATCGCTGGATCAGCAGCGGGAGTGGATCACCCACATGGCCAAATTGGCGACCTCGCTGGCCAAGCAGGGACAGTACATCGCCCAGCTACAGGTGTGGGCCAGGCGGTCGCATCCGACGTTGGCCGACATCGCGAAACTTGAAGAGCTGTCCAAGGATCCGGCCTACAAGGACCAGGCCATCAAGCTGTACGCGGAGTACCAGACCAAGTCCGAAGAGGTGCTCAACGAGTACAACACCAAGGCGCAACTGGAAGCGGTGAACCCGCCCAAGCCACCGGCCGCCGTCAAGATCGACCCGCCACCGCCGCCGCAGACACCGGGCCTGATTCCCAACCAGGTGATGCAGGCCGCCGCCATGGCCGGCGGCGGCGCCGGATCCGGTATGCAGGCGCCGATGATTCCGCCCACCGGAGGTGGTGCCGGTGGCGGCATGCCGTCAGGCGTGGGCGCGGACCTGGCCTCCGCTCGGGAAGCCGCTGCCAGCTTGGGCAAAGAGCCTGGGATGAAACCGATGTCGCTCGGCGGCGGCGGTGGCGGTGGGATGCCGTCGATGCCGCTGGCGCCGGCGACTGGTGGCCTGGATGCCGGCGAATCGGTGCGGCCCGCGGGCGCAGGCGAGCTCGGCGGCGTCGGTCAGAGCGGTGCCGCGGGTCGTGGCGCGGCCTCCGGCGGCGGCATGGGCATGCCGATGGGTGGGCACGGCCAGGGCGGGGGAGGGTCCAAATCCAAAGGCGCACAACAGGATGACGAAGCGCTCTACACCGAAGACAGGGCGTGGACCGAAGCTGTTATCGGTCAACGCCGCCGGCAAGACATGAAGGAGTCGAAGTGA
- the eccE gene encoding type VII secretion protein EccE has translation MTSPVRLKFTTGHTLVLAVLAPAAILWFLPTRYWWTGIALASLGAVIAFVTFFGRRMTGWVATVFAWLRRRRKPPDIPSEPEVGATVKPGDHVAVRWRRSHLIAVIELKPRPFTPTVIVDGKAHTDDVLDTRLLEHLLEVHCPDLEADIVSAGFRVGRAASPDVVNLYQQVIGADPAPAHRRSWIMLRAHPELTRKSAQRRDEGVAGLARYLVASATRIADNLASHGVDAVCGRSFDDYDHAIDIGFEGFVREKWSMIKGRDSYTAAYTAPGGPDLWWSARADRTVTRVRIRPGMPPRATVLLTTTGKPKTPRGFTRLYGGQRPALTGQNLVADRHCQLPIGSAGVLVGETVNRCHVYLPFDDIDASLNLGDAQTFTQFVVRAAAAGAHVTVGPHFEEFARLIGAQVGPVAKVVWPNATTYLGPHPGVDKVVLRHNMVSTPRHRQLPIRRVSPPEESRYQLALPT, from the coding sequence ATGACGAGCCCGGTCCGCCTCAAGTTCACCACCGGGCACACACTGGTGTTGGCGGTGCTGGCACCGGCGGCCATCTTGTGGTTCCTGCCGACGAGATATTGGTGGACCGGCATTGCGCTGGCCTCGTTGGGTGCCGTCATCGCGTTCGTCACGTTCTTCGGACGCCGCATGACCGGTTGGGTGGCAACGGTTTTCGCGTGGCTGCGCCGTCGCCGCAAACCACCGGACATTCCGTCCGAGCCCGAGGTCGGGGCCACCGTGAAACCGGGCGATCACGTCGCGGTCCGGTGGCGACGCAGCCACCTGATCGCCGTCATCGAGCTCAAGCCGCGACCGTTCACCCCGACGGTGATCGTCGACGGGAAGGCCCACACCGATGACGTGCTGGACACCCGACTGCTGGAACACCTGCTGGAAGTGCACTGCCCGGATCTCGAGGCCGATATCGTCTCGGCCGGCTTCCGGGTCGGCAGAGCCGCCAGCCCGGACGTGGTGAATCTGTATCAGCAGGTGATCGGCGCCGATCCGGCCCCGGCGCATCGCCGGAGCTGGATCATGCTGCGTGCCCACCCGGAACTCACTCGCAAGTCTGCTCAGCGCCGGGACGAGGGCGTCGCCGGCCTGGCGCGCTACTTGGTGGCCTCGGCGACCCGCATCGCCGACAACCTGGCCAGCCACGGCGTGGACGCGGTGTGCGGGCGCAGCTTCGATGACTATGACCACGCCATCGACATCGGCTTCGAGGGCTTCGTGCGGGAGAAGTGGTCGATGATCAAGGGACGCGACTCCTACACCGCGGCTTACACCGCCCCGGGCGGCCCGGACCTGTGGTGGTCGGCGCGGGCCGACCGCACGGTTACCCGGGTGCGCATCAGGCCCGGCATGCCGCCGCGGGCGACGGTGCTGCTCACCACGACGGGCAAACCCAAGACACCACGCGGCTTCACCCGGCTGTACGGCGGCCAGCGCCCGGCCCTGACCGGCCAGAACCTCGTCGCCGACCGGCACTGTCAGCTTCCGATCGGGTCGGCCGGCGTGCTGGTCGGCGAAACGGTGAACCGGTGCCACGTGTACCTGCCCTTTGACGACATCGACGCCAGCCTCAACCTGGGTGACGCCCAGACGTTCACCCAGTTCGTGGTGCGCGCTGCGGCGGCGGGGGCGCACGTGACCGTCGGGCCGCACTTCGAGGAGTTCGCGCGGCTGATCGGCGCGCAGGTGGGTCCGGTGGCCAAAGTGGTTTGGCCGAACGCGACCACCTATCTCGGCCCGCACCCCGGGGTGGACAAAGTCGTCCTGCGCCACAACATGGTCAGCACGCCGCGTCACCGTCAGTTGCCGATCCGCCGTGTTTCCCCGCCCGAGGAAAGCCGCTACCAACTGGCCTTACCGACGTAG
- the mycP gene encoding type VII secretion-associated serine protease mycosin translates to MHRILLMTVALAVATAPFTAPPALAITPPPIDPGALPPDVTGPDQPTEQRVQCSGPTVLPDSTFHDPPWSNSYIGVAEAHKFATGAGVTVAVIDTGVNASPRVPAEPGGDFVDQAGNGLSDCDAHGTLTAAIIGGRPAPTDGFIGVAPDVRLLSIRQTSEAFEPVGTQSNPNDPNATPAAGSIRSLARAVVHAANLGANVINISEAACYKVTKPIDEASLGAAIDYAVNVKNAVVVVAAGNTGGDCAQNPLPDAANPGDPRGWNKVQTVVTPAWYAGSVIAVGGIGQTGVPSTFSMHGPWVDVAAPAENIESLGDRGDPVNALQGKEGPVPIAGTSFAAAFVSGVAALVRQRFPELTAPQVMQRIEATARHPGGGVDDLVGNGVVNALAALTWDIVPGRGTMPYNVRRMPPPVLAPAPDRLPITVVTLAIGGLLVALALGSLAARALRRRR, encoded by the coding sequence GTGCACCGGATCTTGCTGATGACGGTGGCGTTGGCCGTCGCTACGGCACCATTCACCGCGCCTCCTGCCCTGGCAATCACTCCGCCCCCGATCGACCCGGGAGCGCTGCCGCCGGACGTGACCGGACCCGATCAGCCCACCGAACAGCGCGTCCAATGCTCGGGCCCCACGGTCCTGCCGGATTCCACCTTCCACGATCCGCCGTGGAGCAACTCCTACATCGGTGTCGCCGAAGCCCACAAGTTCGCCACCGGTGCGGGGGTCACCGTCGCCGTGATCGACACCGGCGTCAACGCCTCGCCCCGCGTGCCGGCCGAGCCCGGCGGCGACTTCGTCGACCAGGCCGGCAACGGACTGTCCGACTGTGACGCCCACGGCACCCTCACCGCGGCCATCATTGGCGGCCGACCCGCCCCCACCGACGGGTTCATCGGCGTCGCGCCGGACGTTCGGCTGCTCTCCATTCGCCAGACCTCAGAGGCCTTCGAACCCGTTGGCACGCAATCGAATCCGAACGATCCCAACGCCACCCCGGCCGCCGGTTCGATCCGCAGCCTGGCCCGGGCGGTGGTGCACGCCGCCAACCTGGGCGCCAACGTGATCAACATCAGCGAAGCCGCCTGCTACAAGGTGACCAAGCCGATCGACGAGGCCAGCCTGGGTGCCGCGATCGACTACGCGGTGAACGTCAAAAACGCGGTGGTCGTCGTCGCGGCCGGCAACACCGGCGGCGACTGCGCGCAGAACCCGCTTCCTGATGCGGCCAATCCCGGCGACCCGCGCGGGTGGAACAAGGTGCAGACCGTCGTCACCCCGGCGTGGTACGCCGGATCGGTGATCGCTGTCGGTGGGATCGGTCAAACGGGCGTCCCCAGTACCTTCTCGATGCATGGACCGTGGGTCGACGTGGCGGCTCCCGCGGAGAACATCGAATCACTCGGCGACCGTGGCGACCCGGTCAACGCGCTGCAGGGCAAGGAAGGCCCAGTGCCGATCGCCGGCACGTCGTTCGCCGCGGCCTTCGTCTCGGGGGTGGCGGCGCTGGTGCGGCAACGGTTTCCGGAATTGACCGCACCCCAGGTGATGCAGCGGATCGAGGCTACCGCGCGACACCCGGGTGGGGGGGTGGACGACCTGGTCGGTAACGGCGTCGTCAACGCGCTCGCGGCGTTGACCTGGGACATCGTGCCTGGCCGCGGCACCATGCCCTACAACGTTCGCCGGATGCCCCCGCCGGTGTTGGCGCCCGCCCCGGACCGGCTGCCGATCACCGTGGTCACCCTGGCGATCGGTGGTCTGCTAGTGGCTCTGGCGCTCGGCTCACTGGCCGCGCGGGCGTTGAGGCGCCGGCGATGA
- a CDS encoding thiolase family protein: MATPVIVGAVRTAIGRSFKGTLVNTPPETLITAVLPEVVRRSGVDPADIDDLIFAESHYGGGDLARYAASATGLEHVPGQSVNRHCAGSLTAIGNAAAQIGSGMERVLIAGGVQSLSMTPLTNWRIPGPELKFEERWMPPTHVETPDAPAKDMSITVGWNTAQSVGISREEMDAWAARSHQRAVAAQDAGKFADEILPLKITQFDGSVTEFAVDEHPRRDTTVEKLAALKVLHPEIEGFSITAGNSSGTNDAAAAVALVDADYAAAQGLTVMGTVRAWAAAGVAPRDCGLGAVKVIGTVLQRAGLSVDDVALWEINEAFASVPIAACREYGIDEKKVNFSGSGCSLGHPIAASGARMVTTLTYELMRRGGGIGVAAMCAGGGQGGAVVVEV, translated from the coding sequence ATGGCCACACCCGTAATCGTCGGCGCCGTCCGGACGGCCATCGGCCGGTCCTTCAAGGGCACGCTCGTCAACACCCCGCCAGAGACGCTGATCACCGCGGTGCTGCCCGAGGTGGTGCGCCGCTCCGGCGTCGACCCCGCCGACATCGACGACCTTATCTTCGCCGAATCCCACTACGGCGGCGGTGATCTCGCCCGCTACGCGGCCAGCGCCACCGGCCTCGAGCACGTGCCCGGCCAGTCGGTGAACCGGCACTGCGCCGGCAGCCTGACCGCGATCGGCAACGCCGCGGCGCAGATCGGCTCCGGAATGGAGCGGGTGCTGATCGCCGGGGGCGTGCAGTCGCTGTCCATGACGCCGCTGACCAACTGGCGCATCCCCGGCCCCGAGCTGAAATTCGAGGAGCGCTGGATGCCACCCACCCACGTCGAGACGCCGGACGCCCCCGCCAAGGACATGTCGATCACCGTCGGGTGGAACACCGCGCAGTCGGTCGGCATCAGCCGCGAGGAGATGGACGCCTGGGCGGCCCGCTCGCACCAACGTGCCGTAGCCGCGCAGGACGCCGGCAAGTTCGCCGACGAGATCCTGCCGCTGAAGATCACCCAGTTCGACGGCTCGGTAACCGAGTTCGCCGTCGACGAGCACCCTCGCCGCGATACCACGGTGGAGAAGCTGGCCGCCCTGAAGGTGCTGCACCCGGAGATCGAGGGCTTCTCGATCACCGCCGGCAACAGCAGCGGGACCAATGACGCCGCCGCGGCGGTGGCGTTGGTGGACGCCGACTATGCCGCCGCGCAGGGCTTGACCGTGATGGGCACCGTGCGCGCCTGGGCTGCCGCCGGTGTGGCGCCCCGGGACTGTGGGTTGGGCGCGGTCAAGGTGATCGGCACGGTGCTGCAGCGAGCCGGGCTCTCAGTCGACGACGTGGCGTTGTGGGAGATCAACGAAGCGTTCGCCTCGGTCCCGATCGCCGCCTGCCGGGAGTACGGCATCGACGAGAAGAAGGTGAACTTCTCCGGCAGCGGCTGCAGTCTCGGTCACCCGATCGCGGCGTCCGGCGCGCGGATGGTGACCACGCTGACCTATGAACTGATGCGCCGCGGCGGCGGGATCGGCGTAGCCGCGATGTGCGCGGGCGGCGGTCAGGGCGGGGCGGTCGTCGTCGAGGTGTAG
- the eccA gene encoding type VII secretion AAA-ATPase EccA — protein sequence MTSSTMTAAARKRFDQGMALLDRDPVEAGTRFREATEIDPSMADAWLGRIAAGDESLTTVQQLYSYGSRLHRETNRLGVRLAAPIKAGPYLSISVTEASHAGLSLASALVDAGRYGEADTLLGDAALLDTWENHQWQQYIQAYLMFATQRWPDVISVAATVLPPQAIIMSAVTAATCTLAAHAAAHLGQARVALSWTDRVEVHPIAAGPRRTRNENAITAIDPGDYPLIAADLAYVRGMAHRQLGDEAQAQEWLSRATVNGALMVSAKQALADTSLQLLITDEETIGTRTDKWDFRTQRSAQQRTDAEHEERRNQLLQEGRALLDNQVGLAEVKRAVAELEDQIEVRALRLAAGLPVANQTNHMLLVGPPGTGKTTTAEALGKIYAGLGIVRHPEIVEVKRADFCGEHIGASGPKTNELIDRSLGRVLFMDEFYSLVERHQDGRPDMIGMEAVNQLLVALEVHRFDFCFIGAGYEKEVDEFLTVNPGLAGRFNRKLRFESYTPQELVEIAVRYGNPRATVIEPAAAEALAAACATLRSYQAPDGTHGVDLMQNGRFSRNVVERAERLRDSRVAAQHRSARGSVTVDDLRTLRTRDVITAVREACAEKHVPIEL from the coding sequence ATGACCAGCAGCACCATGACCGCCGCCGCACGCAAGCGGTTCGACCAGGGAATGGCCTTGCTGGACAGGGATCCGGTGGAGGCGGGGACCCGGTTCCGCGAGGCGACGGAGATCGATCCGTCGATGGCCGACGCCTGGCTGGGCCGGATCGCCGCGGGCGACGAGTCGTTGACGACGGTGCAGCAACTGTACAGCTACGGGTCGCGACTGCACCGGGAGACGAACCGGCTCGGAGTACGACTCGCTGCCCCGATCAAAGCCGGCCCTTATCTGTCGATTTCGGTGACGGAGGCGTCGCACGCGGGGTTGTCGTTGGCCAGCGCTCTGGTCGATGCGGGCCGGTACGGGGAGGCGGACACGCTGCTGGGTGATGCCGCCCTGCTGGACACTTGGGAAAATCACCAGTGGCAGCAGTACATTCAGGCGTATCTCATGTTCGCCACACAACGGTGGCCGGACGTGATTTCAGTGGCGGCAACGGTTCTCCCGCCACAAGCCATCATCATGTCCGCGGTCACCGCCGCCACCTGCACGCTGGCTGCGCACGCGGCGGCCCATCTGGGCCAGGCACGTGTTGCGCTCAGCTGGACCGATCGGGTGGAGGTACATCCGATTGCCGCCGGCCCGCGCCGTACCCGCAACGAGAACGCCATCACCGCAATCGATCCCGGAGACTATCCGCTGATCGCCGCCGACCTGGCTTATGTGCGGGGGATGGCCCACCGCCAGCTCGGCGATGAAGCACAGGCGCAGGAGTGGCTGTCCAGGGCCACTGTCAACGGTGCGTTGATGGTGTCCGCCAAGCAGGCGCTGGCCGACACCAGTCTGCAGCTGCTGATTACCGACGAGGAGACCATCGGCACCCGTACGGACAAGTGGGATTTCAGAACCCAGCGATCGGCACAGCAGCGCACCGATGCCGAACACGAGGAGCGGCGAAACCAACTGCTGCAAGAGGGTCGGGCGCTGCTCGACAACCAGGTCGGACTGGCCGAAGTCAAGCGTGCGGTCGCCGAGTTGGAGGACCAGATCGAGGTGCGGGCATTGCGCCTGGCCGCCGGATTGCCGGTGGCCAATCAGACCAACCACATGTTGCTGGTCGGTCCACCGGGTACCGGAAAGACGACCACCGCCGAAGCGCTGGGAAAAATCTACGCTGGCCTGGGCATCGTCCGTCACCCCGAGATCGTCGAAGTGAAGCGGGCCGACTTCTGCGGCGAGCACATCGGGGCTTCCGGACCGAAAACCAATGAGCTGATTGACCGTTCATTGGGGCGCGTGTTGTTCATGGACGAGTTCTATTCACTGGTGGAACGCCACCAGGACGGGCGGCCGGACATGATCGGCATGGAGGCAGTCAACCAGTTGCTGGTGGCACTGGAGGTGCACCGGTTCGACTTCTGCTTCATCGGTGCCGGGTACGAGAAGGAAGTCGACGAATTCCTCACGGTGAACCCGGGTTTGGCCGGACGGTTCAACCGCAAGCTGCGCTTCGAGTCGTACACGCCGCAGGAGCTGGTGGAAATCGCGGTGCGCTACGGCAACCCGAGAGCAACGGTGATCGAACCGGCCGCGGCCGAGGCGCTGGCGGCGGCCTGCGCGACCTTGCGTTCGTATCAGGCCCCGGATGGCACGCACGGCGTCGACCTCATGCAGAACGGTCGGTTCTCCCGCAACGTCGTGGAACGCGCTGAGCGGCTTCGGGATTCGCGGGTGGCCGCCCAACACCGCAGCGCCAGGGGATCGGTGACGGTCGATGACCTACGGACCCTGCGCACCCGGGATGTGATCACCGCAGTGCGCGAGGCCTGCGCCGAAAAGCACGTGCCGATCGAGCTGTAG